A window from Gemmatimonadaceae bacterium encodes these proteins:
- a CDS encoding HAMP domain-containing sensor histidine kinase yields MFLPTPRRDAVRVRLIAAGGALAASLLVAAAALALLLGSRRRTVHDVDRAAGDLATSSARLILQQTANFGLDATNMLLFAAERGGAPAPIAPDSLLARLAWSERMPLSGSESSDTLRLAFEGNPSSPAESWKWAGVQSNALREALHDAVTKVVAKSTGHQTLLGTAYPWHGDDMSAWIIVGRDATGRPTFVEGVSFSRTQFMTAFVPLVLATVPVLPASVGGTRRDLGNTQQALALQRRYVSARVEDANTDRVEFDSGVLAHEGAHGTYELASGPMHGVRVRIGLADTITDTLIERLPTGVPEWTLWVLMTIAVGLAIVAGIVTQRAFAGMARRQTFLAAVSHELRTPLTQVRLSVETLRRLPADGDERRERTIEALGRGTEQLTRTVENLLTLAKAELPTWKVRPRVTELDALVRATAESMAPIAATRHVSFDVVASSTVWALVDPDAFRQVILNLLDNALKYGPRDSTVQIRLRHYGDTAELSVADHGPGIPADQRERVWAAYERLNSTGTARRDGLGLGLSVVRDIIVRHDGWVRVDEHIGGGSVFVVGVPLASASEATPNTAEHPVAV; encoded by the coding sequence ATGTTCCTCCCCACCCCGCGCCGCGACGCGGTTCGCGTCAGACTCATCGCCGCCGGTGGCGCATTGGCCGCGTCGCTGCTGGTCGCCGCCGCCGCGCTTGCCCTCCTGCTCGGCTCGCGCCGCCGAACGGTGCACGACGTCGATCGGGCCGCCGGTGATCTCGCAACCTCGAGCGCGCGACTCATCCTCCAGCAAACCGCGAACTTCGGCCTCGACGCGACGAACATGTTGTTGTTTGCCGCCGAGCGTGGCGGCGCACCGGCGCCGATCGCACCCGACAGTTTGCTCGCGAGACTCGCGTGGTCCGAGCGCATGCCACTGAGCGGATCCGAATCCAGCGACACGCTGCGGCTGGCGTTCGAGGGCAACCCGTCATCGCCCGCCGAGTCGTGGAAGTGGGCCGGCGTTCAGAGCAACGCGCTCCGCGAAGCACTGCACGACGCCGTCACCAAGGTCGTCGCGAAATCCACGGGGCATCAGACGCTGCTCGGCACGGCGTATCCCTGGCACGGCGACGACATGTCCGCGTGGATCATCGTCGGACGCGACGCAACCGGACGTCCCACATTCGTCGAGGGCGTCTCGTTCTCACGCACCCAATTCATGACCGCGTTCGTTCCCCTCGTGCTCGCGACGGTACCCGTGCTGCCCGCGTCGGTCGGCGGGACACGGCGGGATTTAGGAAATACTCAACAAGCGCTCGCGCTGCAGCGGCGTTATGTCAGCGCACGCGTCGAGGACGCGAACACGGACCGCGTCGAGTTCGACAGCGGTGTGCTCGCGCACGAAGGCGCGCACGGCACGTACGAGCTGGCGTCGGGGCCGATGCACGGCGTTCGCGTCCGCATCGGATTGGCCGATACGATCACCGACACGCTCATCGAGCGCCTGCCAACTGGTGTACCAGAGTGGACGTTGTGGGTGCTGATGACCATCGCGGTCGGCCTCGCCATCGTCGCCGGCATCGTCACTCAGCGCGCCTTCGCCGGCATGGCGCGCCGGCAAACATTTCTTGCCGCCGTGTCGCACGAGCTGCGTACGCCGCTCACGCAGGTGCGCCTGTCCGTCGAAACGCTGCGCCGCCTGCCCGCCGATGGCGACGAACGGCGCGAGCGCACCATCGAAGCACTCGGCCGCGGCACCGAGCAGCTCACGCGCACCGTTGAGAATTTGCTCACGCTCGCCAAGGCCGAGCTTCCGACGTGGAAGGTGCGGCCGCGCGTCACGGAGCTCGATGCGCTCGTACGGGCCACTGCCGAATCGATGGCGCCGATCGCGGCGACACGACACGTCTCGTTCGACGTCGTCGCATCATCCACCGTGTGGGCACTCGTCGACCCCGACGCATTTCGCCAGGTGATCCTCAACCTGCTCGACAACGCGCTGAAATACGGGCCGCGCGACTCAACGGTGCAAATTCGCCTTCGCCACTACGGCGATACCGCGGAGCTGAGCGTCGCCGATCATGGTCCCGGCATTCCCGCCGATCAACGCGAGCGCGTCTGGGCCGCCTACGAGCGCCTCAACAGCACCGGCACCGCGCGCCGCGATGGACTCGGACTCGGCCTCTCCGTGGTGCGCGACATCATCGTGCGCCACGATGGCTGGGTGCGCGTCGATGAGCACATCGGCGGCGGATCGGTCTTCGTCGTCGGCGTTCCGCTCGCCAGCGCGAGCGAGGCCACGCCGAACACCGCCGAGCATCCGGTGGCCGTGTAG
- a CDS encoding D-2-hydroxyacid dehydrogenase — MYNRRQPVPTSESPVLRVLIYIQWPVKAWCIPDAQVDALRRRFPDFEFINVNTRDEIPDAIRAADAAFTPFLTAEWVAAAPKLRWVHSSAAAVEGLLPLPALNDRGIVVSNSRGVQAIAMAENAMGGLLVIARKLNRTLEAQREHRWIQNDLIHDWPWLLHGKRMTVVGLGTIGMEIAKRAHAFGMRVTGIRRNVDRPRPEFVNRVLPPSALHDSLAGCDVLVLSAPGVEATKRIVGVREIAMLERGAVIVNVARGQVVDELAMIDALRSGALGGAVLDVFEREPLDAGSALWDLPNVVITPHSSGFRATHWDDVVDLFAENLERFRRGEPVQNIVNTAAGY; from the coding sequence ATGTACAATCGTCGCCAACCCGTACCGACGTCGGAGAGCCCGGTCCTGCGCGTCCTGATCTACATCCAGTGGCCCGTCAAAGCGTGGTGTATTCCGGACGCCCAGGTTGACGCGTTGCGTCGTCGTTTTCCGGATTTTGAATTCATAAACGTTAATACGCGCGACGAGATTCCGGACGCCATTCGCGCCGCCGATGCCGCGTTCACGCCGTTTCTCACCGCGGAGTGGGTCGCGGCCGCGCCCAAGCTCCGTTGGGTCCACTCCTCCGCGGCCGCCGTCGAAGGGCTGCTGCCGTTGCCCGCGCTCAACGATCGCGGCATCGTCGTCTCGAATTCCCGCGGCGTCCAGGCGATCGCCATGGCCGAGAATGCGATGGGCGGCCTCCTGGTAATCGCGCGCAAGCTCAATCGCACGCTCGAGGCGCAGCGCGAGCATCGCTGGATTCAAAACGATTTGATCCACGACTGGCCGTGGCTCCTCCACGGCAAGCGCATGACGGTCGTTGGACTCGGCACCATCGGCATGGAGATCGCCAAGCGCGCGCACGCCTTCGGCATGCGCGTCACCGGCATTCGGCGAAACGTCGACCGCCCGCGGCCGGAGTTCGTGAATCGCGTGCTTCCGCCGAGCGCGCTCCACGACTCGCTGGCCGGCTGCGACGTGCTGGTGCTGTCCGCGCCGGGTGTCGAGGCGACGAAGCGCATCGTCGGCGTTCGGGAGATCGCGATGCTCGAGCGGGGCGCGGTGATCGTGAACGTCGCGCGCGGTCAGGTCGTCGACGAGCTAGCCATGATCGACGCGCTGCGCTCCGGTGCGCTCGGCGGCGCGGTGCTCGACGTATTCGAGCGCGAGCCGCTCGATGCAGGGAGTGCGCTCTGGGATTTGCCGAACGTCGTGATCACGCCGCATTCGTCGGGCTTTCGTGCGACACATTGGGACGACGTGGTCGACCTGTTCGCCGAGAATCTCGAGCGGTTTCGCCGCGGCGAGCCCGTGCAAAACATCGTCAACACGGCCGCCGGATACTGA